The Haloplanus sp. CK5-1 genome segment ACCGTCGTCGAGGACGCCGCCCAACACGCCGACCTGCTCCGAAAACTGTTGAACGTCCCCGACGAGGGCCGGGTAAAGTTGGACAAGGGGATCGGGATGGATATCGATACGCAGTTGCTCATCATCTCGAACCCGGACCTCGACGTGGAACTCGACCAGTACGCCGACCGCAACGGACGGGATCCGCTGAAGGCGCTCAAGCGCCGCCTCGACAAACGTCGCTTTGGCTACCTCACCAACCTCTCGCTGGAGGCGGAACTGCTCCGGCGGGAACTGACGAGTGAGACGGCCGTCTGGGAGGCCGAGGGCTACGCCGACCTCGAATCACGCGTCCGAGAGGGGCTGTCGCTGTCGGTTCGCGACGACGACACCGGGGTCGTTGAACGGGAACTCGCACCCCACGCCGTCGAAGCGGCGGCGCTGTACAGCGTCGTCACGCGGCTGGACGGCGAGGACGTCCCCGGCAATCGGAGCCTCGTCGAGAAGGCCCTGCTGTTCGACCAAGGCTACCTGCAGGAGGGCGACGAACGGATCGAGGCCGACGCGTTCGCCTTCGACGGTGACGACGGCAGCCACGGGATTCCCGTCACCTACACGCGGGACGTGATCGCCGGCCTCCTCCAGTCGGACGCCGACCGCGAACATCCGGATCTGCCGGTCGAACGGGTCGTCATGCCGGACGACGTCTTGGACGCGATGGCCGACGGGGTAGCCGACGCCCCCGTCTTCTCGCGGGCCGAGGCCGCCGAGTACGAGAACCGCTTGGCCGTCGTGAAGAGTCACGTCTTCGACCGCCAAGAGGCGGACGTCCTCGACGCCCTCCTCGCCGACAAGGGGGTCGAAGAGGCGACCGTCGCGGAGTACGTCGAACACGTCTTCGCGTGGGCGAACGACGAACGGGTGTCGACCGATCGGGGCCCGGCCGACCCCGATCCGTTGCTGATGAAGGTGTTCGAGACCGAACACCTCGGGCGGTTCGGCGAGGGTGCGTACGACGGCGCGGAGCCGACCGAACGTGTCGCCGAGTTCCGCAACGAGAAGGTCGTCACCGCGATCAACCGGTACGCGTGGGAGAACCGAGACGAGGACTTCGCCATCGAGGACGTGGACGTCTCCGAGATCCCGGTCATCCGGGCGGTGCTCGACAGCCACGACTGGGGCGACGTGGCCCGCCTGTTCGAGGGGTTCGATCCGGTCCAGTGGGCCGACCCACCCTCCGGAACCGAGACGGCGCGGCGCAAGGCGGACGCGCTCGATCACCTCCGGGAGATGGGCTACTCGCCCGCCTCGGCGGAGTTGACGAGCCGAAAGGTGATGCGGGAGGTGAGTTACCGATGGGACTGAGGGAGGACCTCGACCGGTTCCGCGAGGTCGGCGAACGCCGACGGAACGACCTGACTGAGTTCATCCGCTACGGCGACCTCGGCGGGAGCGACGCCGACAACATCCGGGTGCCGATCAAGGTGATCGACCTCCCGGAGTTCGCCTACGACCCCCGCGACCGCGGCGGCGTCGGGCAGGGCGACGGCGAGACGCCGGACGTGGGCCAACCGGTCGGCGAGCCCCAGCCGGCCGACGGCGACCCCGGCGACGAGGACGGCGACCCCGGCGACGGTCCGGGCGACCACGAGTACTACGAGATGGACCCCGAGGAGTTCGCCGAGGAACTCGACGAGGAACTCGGCCTCGACCTCGAGCCGAAGGGCAAGGAGGTAATCGAGGAAGTCGAGGGCGACTTCACCGAACTTGCGCGTGCCGGACCGGACAGCACCCTCGACTTCGAGCGCCTGTTCAAGAAGGGCCTGAAACGGAAACTGGCGACCGACTTCGACGAGGCGTTCGTCCGCGAGGCAATGCGGGTCGAGGGGGCGACCCCCGATTCGGTGTTCCGGTGGTGTCGCGGGGAGAACGTCCTCGTCTCGCGGGCGTGGATCGACGACGAGTGGGACTCGATCCCCGACGAGGAGCGGGGCCGGTGGGGGAGTTTCGAGGAGATGAGCGAGTCGGCCGAGCGGACGACGGCGGCCGAACGCATCCGTCGGGACGGGATCGAACAGGTTCCGTTCCGGCGGGAGGACGAGCGCTACCGTCACCCCGAGGTGGTTGAGGAGACGGAGAAGAACGTAGTCGTGGTGAACATCCGCGACGTGTCGGGGAGCATGCGCGAGGGGAAGCGGGAACTCGTCGAGCGGACGTTCACGCCGCTGGACTGGTATCTCACCGGCAAGTACGACCGTGCGGAGTTCGTCTACATCGCCCACGACGCCGAGGCGTGGGAGGTCGACCGCGACGACTTCTTCGGCATCCGCTCGGGCGGCGGGACGCGCATCTCCTCGGCGTACGAACTCGCCGCGGAGGTCCTCGAGGAGCGCTACCCGTGGGCGGAGTGGAACCGCTACGTCTTCGCCGCCGGCGACTCGGAGAACTCCAGCAACGACACCACCGAGAACGTCGTCCCGCTGATGGAGTCGATCCCGGCGAACCGCCACGCCTACGTGGAGACCCAACCGGGCGGGACGGCGATCAACGCCACCCACGCCGAGGAGGTCGAACGCGCGTTCGAAGACGAGACGGGCGTCGTCGTCACGTACGTCGCCGACCCCGCGGACGTGACCGACGCCATCTACGAGGTCCTGAGCACGGAGGACACGAAATGAGGGACGACCGCGTCGACGCACGGAGGGAAGCGACCCGCCTCACCGAACCGGTCGAGGAGGCGGCGAATCTGGCACGGAAGTTGGGGCTCGACCCGTATCCGGTCAACTACTGGATCGTCGACCACGACGAGATGAACGAACTCATCGCCTACGGCGGGTTCCAGGAGCGGTACCCCCACTGGCGGTGGGGGATGGCTTACGACCGCCAGCGAAAACAGGACCAGTTCGGTATGGGCAAGGCGTTCGAAATCGTCAACAACGACAATCCCGCCCACGCCTTCCTGCAGGAGTCGAACTCGCTGGCCGACCAGAAGGCGGTCATCACCCACGTCGAGGCCCACGCCGACTTCTTTGCCAACAACGAGTGGTTCGGGCTGTTCGGCGACGGGGAGGGTGACGATCGGTCGGACTTGGACGCGGCGGCGATGCTCGAACGCCACGGCGAGACCATCAGGGGATACGTCGAGGACCCCGACATCGACCGCGACGAAGTCGAACGGTTCATCGACGCCGTGCTCTGTCTGGAGGACACCATCGACCAACACCGGGCGTTCGCGCGGGCCGACGAGCGACGCGAGAGCGACGCGCCGCCCGACCTCCGGGAGCGGTTGGACGACCTGGACGTCTCCGAGGACGTGCGCAGGCAAGCCTTCGACGAGGAGTGGCTGGACGACCTCGCGGAGTCCGAGCGAGCGGCCGCCCGACTCGAAGAGCCCCACGCCGACGTGCTCGCCTTCCTCCGGGAACACGGCCGACAGTTCGACGAGGAGACGGGGAAGGCCGAGGCGTTCGAGCCGTGGCAAAAGGAAGTTCTCGACATCCTACGCACGGAGGCATACTACTTCGCGGGACAGAAGATGACGAAGGTGCTCAACGAGGGATGGGCCTCCTTTTGGGAGTCGCTCATGATGGGCGACGAGAACTTCGCCGGCGACGACGAGTTCGTCACCTACGCCGACCACATGGCCCGGGTACTCGGCTCGCCGGGGCTCAATCCGTACAAACTCGGGATGGAGCTCTGGGAGTACGTCGAGAACGTGACCAACCGGCGCGAGGTGGCCGATCACCTCCTCCGGGTCGAGGGCGTCAGTTGGCGGAACTTCCACGACGTGATCGACTTCGAGGCGGTGGCCGATCTGCTCGCTCCCGACCCGGAGATCGCGTCGATCACCCCGGCGACGCTCGCCGACCTCGATCCGTCGGACCCGCGCGTCGACGCCGACGCCTTGGAACGGGCGCGGGCCGGCGACGTCGACGTGGAACGGTACCCCTGGAAGGTGCTCACGACGGCGGGACTCGCGGAGCGACACTTCTCGCTGTGCCGGCCACAGAACCGCGGCTTCCTCCGTCGCATCCGGCGGTCGGAACTCGAACGGCTGGCGCGGTACATGTTTGACGACGCGAAGTACGACACCGTGGCCGACGCCGTCGCGGCCGTCGACTACACCGTCGGCTGGGAGCGGATGCGGGAACTCCGCGAGAGCCACAACGACGTCACCT includes the following:
- a CDS encoding kinase anchor protein; this translates as MTDYIAAADAELSGAYEEPMSLDAYVEAAMERPSIASHAPKYLLEAIESMGTRTVIEEGETRDRYRFFDDPANGGEHAVLGNTETLNGFVDDLRTIAADRGKREKIIWFDGPTATGKSELKRCLINGLREYSKTDAGRRYTVEWNVTNASEDRGLSYGDGGDREDDWYESPVQSHPLSVFPAGVRASILSDLNEGDHIPTRVEADLDPFCREAYDVLEERYRRAGGRNLFSSITDPRHLRVKNYVVDVGRGIGVLHSEDDGTPKERLVGSWMPGMLRELDSRGRKNPQAFSYDGVLSQGNGLLTVVEDAAQHADLLRKLLNVPDEGRVKLDKGIGMDIDTQLLIISNPDLDVELDQYADRNGRDPLKALKRRLDKRRFGYLTNLSLEAELLRRELTSETAVWEAEGYADLESRVREGLSLSVRDDDTGVVERELAPHAVEAAALYSVVTRLDGEDVPGNRSLVEKALLFDQGYLQEGDERIEADAFAFDGDDGSHGIPVTYTRDVIAGLLQSDADREHPDLPVERVVMPDDVLDAMADGVADAPVFSRAEAAEYENRLAVVKSHVFDRQEADVLDALLADKGVEEATVAEYVEHVFAWANDERVSTDRGPADPDPLLMKVFETEHLGRFGEGAYDGAEPTERVAEFRNEKVVTAINRYAWENRDEDFAIEDVDVSEIPVIRAVLDSHDWGDVARLFEGFDPVQWADPPSGTETARRKADALDHLREMGYSPASAELTSRKVMREVSYRWD
- a CDS encoding YeaH/YhbH family protein, producing MGLREDLDRFREVGERRRNDLTEFIRYGDLGGSDADNIRVPIKVIDLPEFAYDPRDRGGVGQGDGETPDVGQPVGEPQPADGDPGDEDGDPGDGPGDHEYYEMDPEEFAEELDEELGLDLEPKGKEVIEEVEGDFTELARAGPDSTLDFERLFKKGLKRKLATDFDEAFVREAMRVEGATPDSVFRWCRGENVLVSRAWIDDEWDSIPDEERGRWGSFEEMSESAERTTAAERIRRDGIEQVPFRREDERYRHPEVVEETEKNVVVVNIRDVSGSMREGKRELVERTFTPLDWYLTGKYDRAEFVYIAHDAEAWEVDRDDFFGIRSGGGTRISSAYELAAEVLEERYPWAEWNRYVFAAGDSENSSNDTTENVVPLMESIPANRHAYVETQPGGTAINATHAEEVERAFEDETGVVVTYVADPADVTDAIYEVLSTEDTK
- a CDS encoding SpoVR family protein: MRDDRVDARREATRLTEPVEEAANLARKLGLDPYPVNYWIVDHDEMNELIAYGGFQERYPHWRWGMAYDRQRKQDQFGMGKAFEIVNNDNPAHAFLQESNSLADQKAVITHVEAHADFFANNEWFGLFGDGEGDDRSDLDAAAMLERHGETIRGYVEDPDIDRDEVERFIDAVLCLEDTIDQHRAFARADERRESDAPPDLRERLDDLDVSEDVRRQAFDEEWLDDLAESERAAARLEEPHADVLAFLREHGRQFDEETGKAEAFEPWQKEVLDILRTEAYYFAGQKMTKVLNEGWASFWESLMMGDENFAGDDEFVTYADHMARVLGSPGLNPYKLGMELWEYVENVTNRREVADHLLRVEGVSWRNFHDVIDFEAVADLLAPDPEIASITPATLADLDPSDPRVDADALERARAGDVDVERYPWKVLTTAGLAERHFSLCRPQNRGFLRRIRRSELERLARYMFDDAKYDTVADAVAAVDYTVGWERMRELRESHNDVTFIDAFLSEEFVTENDYFTYEYSETTGDFRVASTDPEDVKKKLLLQFTNFGKPTVAVYDGNFGNRNELLLGHQYNGIDLDVDQAKQVLERSYDLWGRPVNLMTVVTEYDEHELEIARRRNREPTPTEVGKRIRYDGEGFETHELDPELEERIAAADIDYDTKPDEWLS